A single region of the Pseudomonas sp. PDM14 genome encodes:
- a CDS encoding transcriptional regulator, translated as MLDVLQLKNKVNQMPLDSIRPMVAELHLEGLVTGSKTPFRRVHFNTCFAEIEALLQRAGYHRQLDVVGYQGLAYALFDPARWEAVTVLRWLKDYVEETQRRSPAALSH; from the coding sequence ATGCTGGACGTACTGCAGTTGAAGAACAAAGTGAACCAGATGCCACTGGACAGCATTCGCCCCATGGTTGCGGAACTGCACCTGGAGGGGCTGGTGACAGGCAGCAAGACGCCGTTCCGGCGCGTGCACTTCAACACCTGCTTCGCCGAGATCGAAGCGCTGCTGCAACGTGCCGGCTATCACCGCCAGCTCGATGTGGTCGGCTACCAGGGCCTGGCCTACGCCCTGTTCGATCCCGCGCGCTGGGAGGCGGTCACCGTGCTGCGTTGGCTCAAGGACTACGTCGAGGAAACCCAGCGCCGCTCG